In one window of Frigoriglobus tundricola DNA:
- the phnD gene encoding phosphate/phosphite/phosphonate ABC transporter substrate-binding protein produces the protein MSETVPAWGRSESEQQPQRKSSWAYTLAVVVLLVVGATGYFLYVESQNPPPPPVDELAGLREYLAHLSGHQKLADGYVDTDPQDLVADTPKDPAKWVTVNGALMFSVVATDDPVLAAEQWRPLMAALGAATGKNVKYADDVRTVEDQLAAVRDGRLHVTAFNTGAVPGAVNTAGFVPLFAPADARGRFGYEMEILVRADSPIKTPADLKGKTVGFVALSSNSGAKAPLVALKDEFRLLPGRDYRYAMTGDHVRSVKELVAGRHDAVCVANDLVRRAEAAGEVDKTRYRSIYTSRSFPPLCFGVPHQLAPDLRAKVTAAFAAFKFDPATPVGKRYTVQGKTGFAPVNYEKDWEFVRKIDEALSHLLDAK, from the coding sequence ATGAGTGAGACAGTACCGGCGTGGGGCCGCTCCGAGTCCGAACAGCAGCCGCAGCGGAAAAGCAGTTGGGCGTACACGCTCGCGGTGGTCGTGCTGCTGGTGGTCGGGGCGACCGGTTACTTCCTGTACGTGGAGTCCCAGAACCCACCCCCGCCGCCGGTCGATGAACTCGCGGGCCTGAGAGAATACCTCGCGCACCTGTCGGGGCACCAGAAACTGGCCGACGGGTACGTCGATACCGATCCGCAGGACCTGGTCGCGGACACGCCGAAAGATCCGGCGAAATGGGTCACGGTAAACGGCGCCCTGATGTTCTCGGTGGTCGCCACCGATGACCCGGTTCTGGCGGCCGAGCAGTGGCGCCCGCTGATGGCCGCGCTGGGCGCGGCGACGGGCAAGAACGTGAAATACGCCGACGACGTGCGAACGGTCGAGGACCAGTTGGCCGCGGTGCGGGACGGGCGGTTGCACGTGACGGCGTTCAACACCGGCGCGGTCCCCGGGGCCGTCAACACCGCCGGGTTCGTGCCGCTGTTCGCGCCGGCCGACGCCCGGGGCCGGTTCGGCTACGAGATGGAGATCCTCGTCCGCGCGGATTCGCCGATCAAGACCCCGGCGGACCTGAAGGGCAAGACGGTCGGGTTTGTGGCGCTGTCGTCGAACTCGGGCGCCAAGGCGCCCCTTGTGGCCCTCAAGGACGAGTTCCGCCTGCTGCCCGGCCGCGACTACCGGTACGCGATGACCGGCGACCACGTGCGGTCCGTGAAGGAACTGGTTGCCGGCCGGCACGACGCGGTGTGTGTGGCGAACGACCTGGTGCGCCGGGCCGAGGCCGCCGGTGAGGTGGACAAGACCCGGTACCGGTCGATCTACACCTCGCGGTCGTTCCCGCCGCTGTGCTTCGGGGTGCCGCACCAACTGGCCCCGGACCTCCGGGCGAAGGTGACGGCGGCGTTCGCGGCGTTCAAGTTCGACCCCGCGACGCCTGTGGGTAAACGGTACACGGTTCAGGGGAAGACCGGGTTCGCGCCGGTCAACTACGAGAAGGACTGGGAATTCGTCCGCAAGATCGACGAGGCCCTCTCGCACTTGCTGGACGCAAAGTAG